The Listeria welshimeri serovar 6b str. SLCC5334 genome has a window encoding:
- a CDS encoding ROK family transcriptional regulator has protein sequence MFTNRTVIRESNERIVLNTIAQKGPHSRALLSDTIGLNKATISDIVKKLIAQKLINEVGIGESTNLGGRKPIMLELNAKAGFSVSVDIGYNYIDVMAQRLDGTAYKRELFPFIVIKRETIIQEISDILDVFLSSLPKSPFGIVGILIAIHGVVLDNQIQFTPAYDLAGLDFSSALHEQFACPVYLENEANLLAVSDHTKEESYANLVSISIHSGIGSGVILNNELYTGINGYAGEIGHMQIVTENGRPCPCGASGCLECYASEKNILDTYQTRTGNKNALVTDLCRAFTEKEEEAMAVINDMVRYLATGIQNLTALYNPEIIFINSEISRLIPDFTKQIESRLTSFTSKNIAIKESHLGEEAILYGAGYLIIQRFLAS, from the coding sequence ATGTTTACTAATCGTACAGTAATTCGAGAATCAAACGAACGAATCGTTTTAAATACAATTGCGCAAAAAGGACCACACTCACGTGCTCTACTTTCAGATACTATTGGGTTAAATAAAGCGACCATTTCTGATATCGTTAAAAAATTAATAGCGCAAAAATTAATAAATGAAGTTGGCATTGGTGAAAGTACAAACCTGGGCGGACGAAAACCCATTATGCTTGAACTTAATGCAAAAGCTGGTTTTTCTGTAAGTGTTGATATTGGCTATAATTACATTGATGTTATGGCACAACGCCTAGACGGCACCGCCTATAAGCGCGAACTATTTCCCTTTATCGTAATCAAGAGAGAAACAATTATCCAAGAAATCTCAGATATACTTGATGTATTCCTCTCAAGCCTACCGAAGTCACCTTTTGGCATTGTTGGTATTTTAATTGCCATTCATGGTGTTGTTTTGGACAATCAAATTCAATTTACGCCGGCCTATGATTTAGCAGGTTTGGATTTTTCAAGTGCATTGCATGAACAATTTGCCTGCCCGGTTTATTTGGAAAATGAAGCCAATCTTTTAGCAGTTTCTGACCATACAAAAGAAGAAAGCTATGCAAACCTCGTGAGCATCAGTATTCATTCAGGAATTGGTAGTGGTGTTATTTTAAACAACGAGCTTTATACTGGAATTAATGGCTATGCTGGAGAAATTGGACATATGCAAATTGTGACTGAGAATGGTCGACCTTGTCCATGCGGCGCTTCTGGCTGCCTTGAATGCTACGCTTCCGAAAAAAACATTTTAGATACCTATCAAACGCGCACCGGAAATAAAAATGCGCTTGTTACTGATTTATGTCGTGCTTTTACAGAAAAAGAAGAGGAAGCGATGGCAGTGATTAATGATATGGTTCGCTATTTAGCTACTGGCATCCAAAATTTAACCGCACTCTATAACCCAGAAATTATTTTTATTAACAGTGAGATTTCACGCCTCATCCCAGATTTCACAAAACAAATCGAATCAAGGCTAACCTCCTTTACATCAAAAAATATCGCCATAAAAGAATCTCATCTAGGCGAAGAAGCTATTTTATATGGGGCAGGATATCTTATTATCCAACGTTTTTTAGCCTCCTAA
- a CDS encoding ring-cleaving dioxygenase, which translates to MKLSGIHHVSIFTANARANFDFYTKIMGLRLVKKSVNQDDPYTYHLYYGDEIGSPGTALTFFEVPNMAKNHPSRNAISEISLRVPSDEALNYWDKRLDEHRIFHSKAIEQFGRKIIRLKDTDGLPINLISDETSTQVTDVSAWKDSPVPVEYAIRGLGPVRFSVFKKEKTDNLLTKVLGFERVGAYEENDKLLTVFKTGEVGLGGEVHVESRPDLDQGNLGAGGIHHVAFRVPTDSDLIGWTEMIQDLGYKNSGYVDRFYFHSLYFRESNGILIELATDEPGFQTDFSKEHGTYVDLPPHLENRREDILAHLKPLDTDK; encoded by the coding sequence ATGAAATTATCAGGAATTCATCACGTATCTATTTTTACAGCGAATGCACGAGCTAACTTTGACTTCTATACAAAAATAATGGGACTGCGACTAGTCAAAAAATCGGTCAACCAAGATGATCCATATACCTACCATTTATACTACGGAGATGAAATTGGTTCTCCAGGGACAGCATTAACTTTTTTTGAAGTTCCAAATATGGCTAAAAACCATCCATCCCGCAATGCGATTTCTGAGATTAGCTTACGTGTGCCAAGTGATGAAGCCTTAAATTATTGGGATAAAAGACTTGATGAACATCGGATTTTTCATAGTAAAGCAATCGAACAATTTGGACGCAAAATTATTCGTTTAAAAGATACAGATGGCTTGCCAATTAATTTGATTTCTGATGAAACAAGTACTCAAGTAACAGACGTTTCCGCGTGGAAAGACAGTCCGGTTCCTGTAGAATATGCGATTCGTGGTCTCGGTCCGGTACGCTTCTCTGTATTCAAAAAAGAAAAAACAGACAATCTTTTGACCAAAGTATTAGGATTTGAACGAGTTGGTGCGTATGAGGAAAATGATAAATTGCTCACTGTTTTTAAAACGGGAGAAGTGGGACTTGGTGGTGAAGTGCATGTGGAATCGCGACCAGATTTAGACCAGGGAAATCTAGGTGCAGGTGGAATTCATCATGTAGCTTTCCGCGTTCCAACAGATAGTGATTTAATCGGCTGGACAGAAATGATACAAGACCTTGGCTACAAAAATTCAGGTTATGTGGATCGATTTTATTTTCATTCCCTTTATTTCCGCGAAAGTAATGGTATTTTAATCGAACTTGCAACGGACGAACCGGGTTTCCAAACAGATTTTTCAAAAGAACATGGCACTTATGTTGATTTACCACCACACTTAGAAAACCGCCGTGAAGATATTTTAGCGCATTTAAAACCACTTGATACAGATAAATAA
- a CDS encoding MarR family winged helix-turn-helix transcriptional regulator: protein MVRKEERLGVLLWFRFSRFYNRNIKLTNQNLRAAGLSTAQFDCIAQIGLDNEITQQQLAEKLVVTKGNVTQLLAKLEQLGYITRTKTGREKHIALTDKGQACYRENVPKQEAFQQSQFDKLTRDEQKELLKLLKKLGE from the coding sequence ATGGTAAGAAAAGAAGAACGGTTAGGAGTTTTACTTTGGTTTCGATTTAGTCGGTTTTATAATCGTAATATAAAGTTGACCAATCAAAACTTACGAGCAGCGGGGCTTTCAACAGCACAATTTGACTGCATTGCCCAAATAGGTTTGGACAACGAAATTACACAACAACAACTTGCCGAAAAATTAGTTGTGACAAAGGGAAATGTTACCCAACTCCTCGCGAAATTAGAGCAATTAGGTTATATAACGCGAACAAAGACAGGACGCGAAAAACATATTGCACTCACAGATAAAGGCCAAGCGTGTTACCGCGAAAATGTACCAAAACAAGAAGCTTTTCAACAATCTCAATTTGATAAATTAACAAGAGACGAACAAAAAGAACTACTTAAGCTATTAAAAAAACTAGGAGAGTGA
- a CDS encoding histidine phosphatase family protein, with protein sequence MAEGLRTIYFVRHGKTEWNMTGQMQGWGDSPLVAEGIDGAKAVGEVLKDTKIDAVYTSTSKRTKDTAAYILGNREIEVQPLEELKEMSFGTWEGITVTEIDEKHPEERAKILHSPETYKAEVNGGETYYELAERLLQGVEKIIAENPSGNILVVSHGMSLTLLLYLLQGGTIEDHRKEAPRILNTSISIVEYQNGEFSLKQLNETGHLDLK encoded by the coding sequence TTGGCAGAAGGTTTACGTACGATTTATTTTGTAAGGCACGGTAAAACAGAATGGAATATGACTGGACAAATGCAAGGCTGGGGAGATTCTCCTTTAGTTGCAGAAGGTATTGATGGCGCTAAAGCAGTCGGTGAAGTGTTGAAGGATACGAAGATTGACGCAGTTTATACAAGTACAAGTAAGCGCACGAAAGATACAGCAGCTTATATTCTTGGCAACCGCGAAATCGAAGTTCAACCACTGGAAGAGCTAAAAGAGATGAGCTTTGGAACGTGGGAAGGTATTACTGTAACGGAAATTGACGAAAAACATCCCGAAGAACGAGCAAAAATTCTTCATAGTCCAGAAACCTACAAAGCAGAAGTTAATGGTGGCGAGACTTATTATGAGCTTGCAGAACGACTACTTCAAGGTGTCGAAAAAATCATCGCTGAAAATCCAAGTGGGAATATTCTTGTAGTTTCTCACGGAATGTCGCTTACTTTATTATTATACTTGCTGCAAGGTGGAACCATTGAAGATCATCGCAAAGAAGCCCCAAGAATTTTGAACACAAGTATTAGCATCGTAGAATACCAAAACGGCGAATTCTCTCTTAAACAATTAAATGAAACTGGTCATTTAGACTTAAAATAA
- the yicI gene encoding alpha-xylosidase, whose protein sequence is MKFTDGIWLVKEGYTIHTPKEIFDYKMKADSIEVFAPFKKIVTRGDTLNLGMITTSIEAPQKDILKITLTHHDGEKKKGPEFPVTKNKVALQTTDEEEKIIIQSGNLKAELHKKEYQISFFGDDRLLTSSDIGGAGYVESNEGAFMRERLNLSVGENIYGLGERFTNFVKNGQTVDIWNKDGGTSSDQSYKNVPFFISNKGYGVFVNHPERVSFEIGTEHVSKNQFSVAGETLEYYIIYGPTMANIIQKYTDIMGKPALPPAWSFGLWLSTSFCTDYDEETVNRFIDGMGERDIPLEVFHFDCFWMKDFEWCNFEWDKRVFPNPEAMLKRLKEKGLKICVWINPYIAQKSPLFLEGKENGYFIKRHDGSVWQWDLWQGGQAVVDFTNPDAKAWYLSKLEALMDMGVDAFKTDFGERIPTDVIYFDGSDPEKMHNYYAYQYNEAVYELLERKKPGEAVVFARAATAGSQKFPVHWGGDCLSTYESMAESLRGGLSFMLSGFSFWSHDIGGFEEGATPDIYKRWTQFGLLSSHSRYHGNVEYRVPWVFDDEATEVTRKFTKLKLRLMPYLYAHAVSAHQTGVPMMRPMVMSFPEDLTAGSLDRQYMLGDSLLVAPIFNPVGRGEFYLPEGKWTNILTEKTYEGEKWYSEIHDYMSFPLLAKENSVIVMGTEDEHAEYDYAANPEIHVYGFLGEDISVAKDIYSKTGEKVAYIKVSKEGEKVSLEVENIENYSVVWHKQVSDEIERFEGTKNLRLQ, encoded by the coding sequence ATGAAATTTACAGATGGTATTTGGCTCGTTAAAGAAGGTTACACAATCCATACACCAAAAGAAATTTTTGATTACAAAATGAAAGCGGATTCAATCGAGGTTTTTGCACCATTTAAAAAAATCGTTACTAGAGGCGATACGTTAAATTTAGGGATGATAACAACAAGCATTGAAGCACCTCAAAAAGATATTTTAAAAATTACCTTAACTCATCATGATGGTGAAAAAAAGAAGGGACCTGAATTTCCGGTTACAAAAAATAAAGTGGCGTTACAAACGACAGACGAAGAAGAGAAAATTATTATTCAGTCAGGTAACTTAAAAGCTGAACTTCATAAAAAGGAATATCAAATTTCATTTTTTGGAGATGATAGATTACTTACTTCATCTGATATAGGCGGTGCAGGATATGTTGAGTCTAATGAAGGAGCATTTATGCGGGAACGTCTGAACCTTTCTGTTGGGGAAAATATTTATGGTTTAGGTGAACGATTTACCAATTTTGTCAAAAACGGACAGACGGTTGATATTTGGAATAAGGACGGGGGAACAAGTAGTGACCAGTCATACAAAAATGTTCCTTTTTTCATTAGCAATAAAGGTTATGGTGTTTTTGTCAACCATCCGGAGCGTGTGTCTTTTGAAATCGGTACAGAACATGTTTCAAAAAATCAATTTAGTGTGGCGGGCGAAACATTAGAGTATTACATTATTTATGGTCCGACGATGGCTAACATTATACAAAAATATACTGATATTATGGGAAAACCGGCCTTACCGCCAGCTTGGTCGTTTGGTTTATGGCTAAGCACCTCGTTTTGTACGGATTACGATGAGGAAACGGTCAATCGCTTCATTGATGGAATGGGAGAGCGCGATATTCCGCTTGAAGTTTTCCATTTTGATTGTTTTTGGATGAAAGATTTTGAATGGTGTAATTTTGAATGGGATAAACGCGTTTTCCCGAATCCTGAAGCGATGTTAAAACGTTTGAAGGAAAAAGGCTTGAAAATATGTGTTTGGATAAACCCGTATATTGCACAAAAATCGCCTTTATTTTTAGAGGGAAAAGAAAACGGTTACTTTATTAAACGACATGATGGATCTGTATGGCAATGGGATTTGTGGCAGGGTGGACAAGCGGTTGTTGATTTTACAAATCCGGATGCTAAGGCTTGGTATTTATCAAAACTTGAAGCGCTAATGGATATGGGTGTTGATGCATTTAAAACGGATTTTGGTGAGCGAATTCCAACAGATGTAATTTATTTTGACGGTTCTGATCCAGAGAAAATGCACAATTATTATGCTTATCAGTATAACGAGGCAGTTTATGAACTTTTAGAACGTAAAAAGCCTGGAGAAGCGGTTGTTTTTGCAAGAGCAGCTACGGCGGGAAGTCAAAAATTCCCAGTTCATTGGGGCGGCGATTGTCTATCAACCTATGAGTCCATGGCAGAATCACTGCGTGGTGGTTTATCCTTTATGTTATCTGGTTTTAGTTTTTGGAGTCATGATATTGGCGGGTTTGAAGAAGGTGCGACACCAGATATCTATAAAAGATGGACCCAATTTGGACTTTTATCCTCCCATAGTCGTTACCACGGCAATGTAGAATACCGTGTTCCATGGGTGTTTGATGATGAAGCGACAGAAGTAACGCGCAAATTCACCAAACTAAAATTGCGCTTGATGCCGTATTTATATGCACATGCTGTATCTGCTCATCAAACGGGCGTTCCAATGATGCGTCCGATGGTGATGAGTTTCCCAGAAGATTTAACGGCTGGATCACTTGATAGACAATATATGCTTGGTGATTCTCTTCTTGTGGCACCTATTTTTAATCCTGTCGGTAGAGGCGAATTTTACTTACCAGAAGGAAAATGGACGAACATTCTAACAGAAAAAACTTATGAAGGAGAAAAATGGTATAGCGAAATTCACGATTATATGTCATTTCCGCTCCTAGCTAAAGAAAATAGCGTCATTGTGATGGGGACGGAAGACGAGCATGCTGAATACGATTATGCGGCAAATCCTGAAATTCATGTATATGGTTTTCTTGGCGAAGATATTTCTGTTGCGAAGGATATTTATTCCAAAACAGGAGAAAAAGTGGCTTATATTAAAGTGAGTAAAGAAGGGGAAAAAGTCTCTTTAGAAGTAGAAAATATAGAAAATTATTCGGTTGTATGG
- a CDS encoding ArgE/DapE family deacylase, which yields MDQQKKIQILKDMVNIDSTNGHEEQVANYLQKLLAEYGIESEKVLYDEDRASLVSEIGSSDEQVLAFSGHMDVVDAGDVSKWKFPPFEATEQEGKIYGRGATDMKSGLAAMVIAMIELQEEKQKLNGKIRLLATVGEEVGELGAEQLTQKGYADDLDGLIIGEPSGHRIVYAHKGSINYTVKSTGKNAHSSMPEYGVNAIDNLMLFYNEIEKYVASIHTTNEILGDFIHNVTVISGGNQVNSIPEKAELQGNIRSIPEVDNETLKRRIVDIVNELNKKEHVQLELIFDYDKQPVFSDRNSRLVHVARDVAKGIIKEEIPLLGISGTTDAAEFTKAKHKFPVIIFGPGNETPHQINENVSIDNYLEMVDVYKKIAVEYLS from the coding sequence ATGGATCAACAAAAAAAGATTCAAATTTTAAAGGACATGGTAAATATTGATTCGACTAATGGGCATGAAGAACAGGTTGCGAATTATTTACAGAAGTTGTTAGCTGAATATGGGATTGAATCTGAGAAAGTGCTGTATGATGAAGACAGGGCAAGTCTTGTTAGTGAAATAGGTTCTAGCGATGAGCAAGTTTTGGCTTTTTCAGGGCATATGGATGTGGTTGATGCAGGAGATGTGTCAAAATGGAAGTTTCCTCCTTTTGAAGCAACGGAGCAGGAAGGGAAAATATACGGCCGTGGTGCCACGGATATGAAGTCAGGTTTAGCAGCGATGGTCATTGCAATGATTGAGCTGCAAGAAGAAAAGCAAAAACTAAATGGGAAAATTAGATTATTAGCTACAGTTGGTGAAGAAGTTGGCGAACTTGGAGCAGAACAACTAACTCAAAAAGGTTATGCAGATGACTTAGATGGTTTAATTATTGGGGAACCAAGTGGACACCGAATTGTATATGCGCATAAAGGTTCGATTAATTATACCGTTAAATCTACTGGTAAAAATGCGCATAGTTCGATGCCAGAATATGGTGTGAATGCAATTGATAATTTGATGCTATTTTATAATGAAATAGAAAAATATGTTGCTTCCATCCACACTACAAATGAAATACTAGGTGATTTTATCCATAATGTCACAGTAATAAGTGGTGGAAACCAAGTCAATAGTATCCCAGAAAAAGCAGAACTACAAGGTAATATCCGTTCTATTCCAGAAGTAGATAACGAAACTTTGAAACGGCGAATTGTTGATATTGTAAATGAATTAAATAAAAAAGAACATGTACAGCTAGAGTTAATATTTGATTACGATAAACAACCTGTATTTAGTGACAGAAATTCAAGATTAGTTCATGTTGCGCGTGATGTTGCGAAAGGTATTATCAAGGAAGAGATACCGTTACTTGGAATTTCTGGAACAACAGATGCAGCCGAGTTTACTAAAGCTAAACATAAGTTCCCAGTAATTATCTTCGGCCCAGGGAATGAAACGCCACATCAAATAAATGAAAATGTCTCCATAGATAATTATTTAGAAATGGTAGATGTATATAAAAAAATTGCAGTAGAATATTTAAGTTAA
- a CDS encoding ATP-binding cassette domain-containing protein, which produces MTKINKFSIFSIKEPGIYTIGGVNGSGKTTFIENELKDNTTKAKDVAYFSQKNWKYKTTVEKYLHFPKTNPQLVEKYCEAFSIDSYCLDKDIQSLSGGEFVKVELVRTLSLDAPILVFDEPTNNLDNGSSETLANILSELSKTKIIYLVSHDARLGNLFEKTILINKLEIEVSPLIPLKNKDIPIREKNVVANRRIITYLLKSKFNFLMLALIIVLSILLTIIVSTIIARSVPMDEELASDYNFEMLDVAENYSRYFNIEMTDNEIEDEFQKPNHLTTNELIKLQEKKYVEQIYVVDENYINGLTLDDSKFEVLGLPEIITNSPSYINAFPVTKIHLIKGRFPKDGAKEIALSYGNLKKFFQDDSSEESFIGKKVKFEGDYYKIVGIVNSPVAAISYSKQAQKYGAVEVTDKSAEKLNSILTNLEKQGYDNPNFYIISMKLADKDQHELLSYLKKHGPSYQYSSNYIYGELQLSFYKENLKKIIPLSVVFSLIVAGLILIFGRKSFSLINGFLNDMSNLNFRPRVNKGFIYLIMLFDFLICIPACLLVNQLIIGHSIGMIMLLPTLVISLIIFMLTLLFMSYRDKKNDFRNL; this is translated from the coding sequence ATGACTAAAATAAATAAATTTAGTATTTTTTCTATCAAAGAACCAGGAATATATACTATTGGCGGAGTTAACGGAAGTGGAAAAACAACTTTTATTGAAAATGAATTAAAAGATAATACAACAAAAGCAAAAGATGTAGCTTATTTTTCACAAAAAAACTGGAAATATAAAACAACAGTAGAGAAATATTTGCATTTTCCAAAAACAAACCCTCAGTTGGTAGAAAAGTATTGTGAGGCGTTCTCAATTGATAGTTATTGCTTAGACAAAGATATTCAATCATTAAGTGGCGGCGAGTTTGTTAAAGTAGAGTTAGTTAGAACATTATCTTTAGATGCCCCCATACTAGTTTTCGATGAGCCTACTAATAACCTAGATAATGGTTCTTCGGAGACGTTGGCCAACATCTTAAGCGAACTATCTAAAACGAAAATAATTTATTTAGTGAGCCATGATGCACGCCTTGGAAACTTATTTGAGAAAACTATTCTTATAAATAAACTAGAAATTGAAGTTTCACCTTTAATTCCATTAAAGAATAAGGACATACCGATAAGGGAAAAGAATGTAGTAGCGAATCGGAGAATTATCACCTACTTATTAAAATCAAAATTTAATTTTTTGATGTTGGCTTTGATTATAGTTTTGTCTATCTTATTAACTATTATCGTCTCTACTATTATTGCTCGCTCAGTTCCAATGGATGAGGAATTAGCAAGTGATTATAATTTTGAAATGTTGGATGTTGCGGAGAATTATTCTAGATATTTTAATATTGAAATGACTGATAATGAAATTGAAGATGAATTCCAAAAACCTAATCATCTCACTACAAATGAATTAATAAAACTGCAAGAAAAAAAATATGTTGAGCAAATTTATGTTGTAGATGAAAATTATATAAATGGACTTACTTTAGATGATTCCAAGTTCGAAGTTCTTGGGCTTCCGGAAATAATAACCAATTCACCTAGTTATATTAATGCATTCCCTGTGACTAAAATTCATTTAATCAAAGGACGTTTTCCAAAAGATGGTGCAAAGGAAATTGCATTATCTTATGGTAATTTAAAAAAGTTTTTCCAAGATGATTCAAGTGAAGAATCGTTTATAGGAAAGAAAGTGAAATTTGAAGGAGATTATTATAAGATTGTAGGTATTGTTAACTCACCTGTAGCTGCAATCTCTTACTCAAAACAAGCACAAAAATATGGTGCGGTGGAAGTTACGGATAAATCTGCTGAGAAGCTTAATAGTATATTGACAAATTTGGAAAAGCAAGGATATGACAATCCTAATTTCTATATTATTTCTATGAAGCTAGCTGATAAAGACCAACATGAACTATTAAGTTATTTAAAAAAACATGGACCTAGTTATCAATATAGTTCTAATTATATATATGGTGAGTTACAACTATCTTTCTATAAAGAAAACTTGAAAAAAATCATTCCTTTATCAGTAGTGTTTTCTCTTATTGTGGCTGGATTAATTCTCATCTTTGGAAGAAAATCATTTAGTTTAATTAATGGATTTTTAAATGATATGTCCAATTTGAATTTTAGACCTAGGGTGAACAAGGGGTTTATTTATTTGATAATGTTATTCGATTTTTTAATATGTATACCAGCATGTCTATTAGTAAATCAACTTATTATTGGACATAGTATTGGGATGATTATGCTACTGCCAACTTTAGTAATTTCGTTAATCATTTTTATGCTAACATTGCTATTCATGAGCTACCGGGATAAAAAGAATGATTTTAGAAATTTATAA
- a CDS encoding ABC transporter permease subunit yields the protein MKRIVKIFLHYLLGILGIILISCVPAIFSKVTSWSSSTYLEALKSIFTAILHPTKWEISYQGSAEVFHISLRDFITGPYFYSMKIIIASLLISLIIAYILVIATFRGPKWLRRGLSGFLSILQAFPDFSFVFLIQMAVVYIYQQTGVFTLNFYSLNGEQIYAAPIVCLSIIPIVLFYKMMMLLMENEWQADYVQLARGKGLTDRAILMRHATPNMMQSLFYQSKTIVWFILSAYLVVEFLFGIEGVLYYLLAGFSPLNIFLVLVLVFTPFYFFYALIDLWISHGKNTESANVTRIPLHWNSFERTFTEKVDLKSKWQNIVVTTGQLLKRPSFSIPLVTLSILLIASLIYGLMGDKINSLKFISDATGRVTDMAPFKPNAQVWLGTDQAGNSILDQLLVGIKYTLLIAVIIATLRVVIGYILAVPLAFFSKPRTRNFVQSIADGMHYLPLSLLVFIIMVNEFISYTGVFETSLFTRISFQVLIMVVIVLPITINRISSEISQVLKKEFVLSALVFGGNARWILSKHINPQIWSKLILIWIEQLIQTLQMFVHLAIFGIFIGGAIMGADDGMLNPVIPELSGLIANAKFVFANHQFWIILPPLIVFMILILCFQVMANSLLKREEDSKKA from the coding sequence ATGAAAAGAATTGTCAAAATTTTTCTACATTATCTTTTAGGAATTTTAGGAATTATTTTAATCAGTTGTGTTCCCGCAATATTTAGTAAAGTAACATCGTGGTCATCAAGCACTTATTTGGAAGCCCTCAAGTCTATTTTTACTGCGATTTTACATCCGACCAAATGGGAAATTAGTTACCAAGGAAGTGCAGAAGTTTTTCATATATCTTTGCGTGATTTTATTACAGGCCCCTATTTTTACTCGATGAAAATAATTATCGCGAGCTTGCTTATATCTTTAATCATCGCATACATATTAGTTATAGCAACATTTCGTGGACCAAAGTGGTTGCGCCGTGGATTAAGCGGATTCCTATCAATACTTCAAGCATTTCCAGATTTTTCTTTTGTTTTTCTTATTCAAATGGCTGTTGTTTATATATACCAACAAACCGGAGTATTTACATTGAATTTTTACAGTTTAAACGGCGAGCAAATTTATGCTGCTCCAATCGTTTGCTTATCAATCATACCAATCGTACTCTTTTACAAAATGATGATGCTCCTCATGGAAAATGAATGGCAGGCTGATTATGTTCAATTAGCGCGAGGGAAAGGTTTAACCGATAGAGCTATATTAATGCGTCACGCTACACCCAATATGATGCAAAGCCTATTTTACCAATCAAAAACCATCGTTTGGTTTATATTAAGCGCCTATCTCGTTGTAGAATTTTTATTTGGCATCGAAGGCGTGCTTTATTATTTGCTAGCAGGATTTAGTCCATTAAATATTTTCCTAGTATTAGTGCTTGTTTTCACTCCATTTTACTTCTTTTACGCACTAATTGACCTATGGATTAGCCACGGGAAAAACACAGAAAGCGCAAATGTTACCAGAATTCCGTTACACTGGAATAGTTTTGAGCGTACTTTTACGGAAAAAGTAGATCTTAAAAGCAAATGGCAAAACATTGTAGTAACGACCGGGCAGCTCCTAAAACGCCCATCCTTCAGCATTCCGCTGGTAACGCTTAGCATCTTACTAATCGCAAGCCTCATTTACGGACTCATGGGAGACAAAATCAATTCGCTTAAATTCATTAGTGATGCGACCGGAAGAGTAACCGATATGGCGCCATTCAAGCCAAACGCACAAGTATGGTTAGGCACCGACCAAGCCGGCAACTCCATTCTCGACCAACTACTAGTCGGCATCAAATACACGCTACTTATCGCCGTCATCATCGCCACGCTTCGTGTTGTTATTGGCTACATTTTGGCAGTGCCGCTTGCGTTTTTCAGTAAGCCGCGAACCCGGAATTTTGTTCAAAGCATAGCTGACGGGATGCATTATTTACCACTTTCGCTACTTGTATTCATTATCATGGTCAATGAATTCATTAGCTACACAGGTGTTTTCGAAACCAGCTTATTTACTCGGATTAGTTTTCAAGTGTTAATCATGGTTGTCATCGTTTTACCAATTACAATTAATCGAATTAGCAGTGAAATTTCCCAAGTATTGAAAAAAGAATTCGTTCTGAGTGCGCTGGTTTTTGGTGGCAACGCACGCTGGATTTTATCGAAGCATATCAATCCGCAAATCTGGTCAAAATTAATTTTAATCTGGATTGAGCAACTCATTCAGACATTGCAGATGTTCGTGCACTTAGCTATCTTTGGGATTTTCATTGGTGGGGCAATCATGGGCGCTGATGACGGTATGCTTAACCCAGTTATCCCCGAATTATCTGGCTTAATCGCAAATGCCAAATTCGTTTTTGCTAACCACCAATTCTGGATAATTTTACCACCATTAATCGTATTTATGATTTTAATTCTCTGTTTCCAAGTGATGGCAAATTCGCTGTTGAAACGGGAAGAAGACAGTAAAAAAGCTTAG